In Onychostoma macrolepis isolate SWU-2019 chromosome 12, ASM1243209v1, whole genome shotgun sequence, a single window of DNA contains:
- the sec24c gene encoding protein transport protein Sec24C isoform X2, whose translation MRVRDELRMNVNQQPHMASPYGQPQPGYQGYPQPGYGGGHVPSGYPAQYAPYNGPGSAYQQGPPQGMRGPPTSGAPPVSGAQNYSQFGQGETQNGPPPMGAPPQRPPVSQPYTPSAVNLPGPQPPYGQQFGAPLVSMQQMTNQMASMQVGSTAPSPAGPGYAPPSVSQAALSAPYTPAAPSTFPPASTTPSQPPPTEAVAQAPLQSYYGAPPAAQQPFPNAVPPFSSTGPTQPQAPPPVSPQSFPQAPPVSQPPFSTAQVPPGPTQSYGGPLPSAQPSFPRPPLPISQPSTFPAGPLPTSIPSQLPGVMQPQPPVSQPSPYHSGPPPTSIGFPPQVGAPSRPLLAGMQGPPMASQGPPMTPQGPPMASQGPPMAQGNHIPLTQPGMPPGPINASLSGPPPQPGMQGYPPQQNGAFGQVRGPQPGYTGPYPGQPNYGAPSAAPAPAPAAPKRLDPDSIPSPIQVIEDDKANKGSEPFTTGVRGQAPPLVTTKFQVKDQGNASPRYIRCTAYNIPCNSDMAKQSQVPLAAVIKPLAPLPPDETPPYLVDHGESGPIRCNRCKAYMCPYMQFIEGGRRFQCGFCSCVTEVPPHYFQHLDHTGKRVDCYDRPELSMGSYEFTATVDYCKNNKFPLPPAFIFLIDVSYNAVKNGMVGIVCQELKTLLDYLPRENPDVESNIRVGFVTYNKVLHFYNVKASLAQPQMMVVSDVADMFVPLLDGFLVNVSESRVVIESLLDQIPEMFADTRETETVFGPVIQAGLEALKAADCAGKLFVFHSSLPIAEAPGKLKNREDKKLVGTDKEKSLFQPQVSFYNTLAKECVTQGCCVDLFLFPNQHVDVATLGVVPTSTGGSIYKYTYFQAPSDQERFLNDLRRDVQKQVGFDAVMRVRTSTGIRATDFFGSFYMSNTTDVELAGLDCDKTVTVEFRHDDKLSEETGALMQCAVLYTSCSGQRRLRIHNMAVNCCSQLADLYRNCETDTIINFFAKYAFRSVLSSPTKNVRDSLVNQCAQILACYRKNCASPSSAGQLILPECMKLLPVYLNCVLKSDVLQPGADVSLDDRAYLRQLVSTMDVAESHVFFYPRLLPLQKLDVESMTLPLAVRDSEERLSRGGVYLLENGLNIFLWVGVNAQQELLQNIFGTPAFSQIDPNMTSLPALDNPFSKRLREIIESVRAQRSRYMKLMVVKQEDKLELIFKHFLVEDKSNNGGASYVDFLCHMHKEIRQLLS comes from the exons AGTTAGGGATGAACTGAGAATGAATGTCAACCAGCAACCTCACATGGCCTCTCCTTATGGGCAGCCTCAGCCTGGGTATCAGGGCTACCCCCAGCCAGGATATGGGGGTGGCCACGTGCCATCGGGATATCCGGCTCAGTATGCACCTTATAACGGGCCGGGCTCTGCCTACCAACAAGGTCCACCGCAAG GTATGAGAGGACCCCCCACCTCAGGGGCACCACCTGTCTCAGGTGCCCAGAACTATTCTCAGTTTGGGCAAGGAGAAACTCAGAATGGACCACCACCAATGGGTGCTCCACCACAGAG GCCTCCAGTGTCTCAACCTTACACTCCAAGTGCAGTGAATTTGCCTGGTCCTCAGCCCCCGTACGGCCAGCAGTTTGGAGCTCCACTTGTCAGCATGCAGCAGATGACCAATCAGATGGCCAGCATGCAGGTTGGCTCCACTGCACCCTCCCCTGCAGGCCCAGGCTATG cCCCTCCCTCTGTGTCCCAGGCTGCTTTGTCGGCTCCCTACACACCTGCAGCTCCTTCTACTTTCCCACCCGCTTCCACTACTCCCTCACAGCCTCCACCTACTGAAGCTGTAGCTCAGGCTCCTCTTCAGTCATACTACGGAGCTCCGCCAGCTGCCCAGCAGCCTTTCCCAAATGCTGTCCCACCTTTCTCCTCCACTGGCCCCACTCAGCCTCAAGCTCCACCACCGGTTTCTCCACAATCCTTCCCTCAAGCTCCGCCTGTCTCTCAGCCTCCTTTTTCCACAGCCCAGGTACCTCCAGGTCCCACCCAGTCATACGGAGGCCCACTTCCTTCAGCACAGCCCTCTTTCCCAAGACCACCGCTTCCCATCTCCCAGCCCTCCACATTCCCTGCAGGTCCACTGCCCACCTCAATTCCATCTCAGCTTCCAGGGGTCATGCAGCCCCAACCGCCAGTTTCCCAACCCTCACCTTACCACTCGGGTCCCCCTCCAACCTCCATTGGGTTTCCACCACAAGTTGGTGCTCCATCAAGGCCTCTCCTTGCTGGAATGCAGGGCCCTCCTATGGCATCACAAGGGCCTCCTATGACACCTCAAGGGCCTCCTATGGCATCACAAGGGCCTCCAATGGCACAGGGTAATCATATACCCCTTACACAACCTGGCATGCCACCTGGTCCTATCAACGCTTCCCTGTCAGGGCCACCACCACAGCCAGGAATGCAGGGATATCCTCCTCAGCAAAATG GTGCTTTCGGGCAGGTCAGAGGTCCTCAACCTGGTTACACAGGACCATATCCTGGGCAGCCAAACTATGGAGCGCCATCCGCTGCACCTGCTCCAGCGCCAGCTGCCCCAAAGAGGCTTGATCCTGATTCTATCCCAAGCCCG ATTCAGGTTATTGAGGATGACAAAGCAAACAAGGGAAGTGAACCTTTTACAAcaggggtcagaggtcaagCCCCACCTCTTGTCACCACCAAATTCCAAGTTAAAGATCAAG GGAATGCGAGTCCACGCTACATCCGTTGTACAGCCTACAACATACCCTGCAATTCCGACATGGCCAAACAGTCCCAGGTTCCCTTGGCTGCTGTCATTAAACCCCTGGCCCCTCTGCCTCCAGATGAG ACACCACCATATCTTGTGGATCATGGAGAAAGTGGTCCCATCCGCTGTAATCGCTGTAAGGCATATATGTGCCCATACATGCAGTTTATTGAAGGTGGCCGTCGTTTTCAGTGTGGCTTCTGCAGCTGTGTCACCGAGG TGCCTCCCCATTACTTCCAGCATCTGGATCACACAGGGAAGAGGGTGGACTGCTACGACCGACCAGAGCTCTCGATGGGCAGTTATGAGTTTACGGCTACTGTGGACTACTGTAAG AACAACAAGTTTCCTCTGCCGCCAGCCTTCATCTTCCTGATTGACGTGTCCTACAATGCTGTGAAGAATGGCATGGTGGGAATTGTATGTCAGGAGCTGAAGACACTGTTGGATTACTTGCCAAG AGAGAACCCTGATGTGGAATCAAACATTCGAGTTGGCTTCGTCACCTACAATAAAGTGCTTCATTTCTATAATGTGAAGGCTTCCCTCGCCCAGCCACAGATGATGGTAGTGTCAGATGTGGCTGACATGTTTGTGCCCCTACTGGATGGATTTCTGGTCAATGTCTCAGAGTCCAGGGTGGTTATTGAGAG TTTGTTGGATCAGATCCCCGAGATGTTTGCAGACACGCGGGAAACAGAAACTGTGTTTGGGCCTGTCATTCAGGCTGGGCTGGAAGCGCTCAAG GCTGCAGACTGTGCCGGAAAGCTCTTTGTTTTCCACTCGTCTCTTCCCATCGCTGAGGCTCCAGGCAAACTGAAGAACAGGGAGGATAAGAAACTAGTGGGCACTGATAAAGAAAAG TCATTATTCCAGCCACAAGTTAGTTTTTACAACACTCTAGCCAAGGAGTGTGTCACACAGGGTTGCTGTGTGGACCTCTTCCTATTTCCCAACCAGCATGTTGATGTAGCAACGTTAGGGGTGGTCCCCACTTCAACAGGCGGCTCCATCTACAAATACACCTATTTCCag GCTCCATCTGACCAGGAGCGTTTCCTCAATGACCTGAGGAGAGATGTGCAGAAGCAGGTTGGCTTTGATGCAGTGATGAGGGTCCGCACAAGCACAG GTATCCGGGCAACCGACTTCTTTGGTTCTTTCTACATGAGCAACACCACCGATGTAGAGCTGGCAGGACTAGACTGTGACAAGACCGTTACCGTGGAGTTCAGACATGATGACAAGCTCAGCGAGGAGACTGGAGCTCtaatgcag TGTGCGGTTCTGTACACCAGCTGCAGTGGTCAGCGACGACTTCGGATCCATAACATGGCAGTGAACTGCTGCTCTCAGCTGGCAGACCTGTACAGGAACTGTGAGACTGACACCATCATCAACTTCTTTGCCAAATATG CATTTCGGAGTGTACTCAGCAGTCCTACCAAGAATGTCCGTGATAGTCTGGTGAATCAGTGTGCACAGATCTTAGCCTGTTACCGCAAGAACTGTGCCAGTCCATCTTCAGCAGGGCAG TTGATTTTACCAGAATGTATGAAGCTGCTGCCCGTGTACCTGAACTGCGTGTTAAAGAGTGACGTTCTGCAGCCCGGGGCGGATGTCTCCCTGGATGACCGTGCCTACCTGAGACAGCTGGTCAGCACTATGGATGTGGCCGAGAGTCATGTGTTCTTCTACCCTCGTCTGCTTCCTCTG CAAAAGCTGGATGTTGAGAGCATGACTCTGCCTCTGGCAGTGAGAGACTCAGAAGAGAGACTGTCTAGGGGAGGAGTGTACCTGTTAGAGAACGGACTGAACATTTTCCTTTGGGTGGGGGTCAATGCCCAACAGGAGTTGCTTCAGAACATCTTTGGCACGCCGGCCTTCAGCCAGATAGATCCCAACATG ACCTCTCTGCCGGCTTTGGATAATCCTTTTTCAAAGAGACTAAGGGAGATTATCGAGTCCGTCAGGGCACAGCGCTCACGATACATGAAG CTCATGGTGGTGAAACAGGAAGACAAGCTGGAGCTGATCTTCAAGCACTTCCTGGTGGAGGACAAGAGCAACAATGGTGGGGCCTCTTACGTGGACTTCCTGTGTCACATGCACAAGGAGATTCGTCAGCTCCTGAGCTAG
- the sec24c gene encoding protein transport protein Sec24C isoform X1: protein MRVRDELRMNVNQQPHMASPYGQPQPGYQGYPQPGYGGGHVPSGYPAQYAPYNGPGSAYQQGPPQGYSPYASFPSKTLATNLVSDLSSSSPLDLGMRGPPTSGAPPVSGAQNYSQFGQGETQNGPPPMGAPPQRPPVSQPYTPSAVNLPGPQPPYGQQFGAPLVSMQQMTNQMASMQVGSTAPSPAGPGYAPPSVSQAALSAPYTPAAPSTFPPASTTPSQPPPTEAVAQAPLQSYYGAPPAAQQPFPNAVPPFSSTGPTQPQAPPPVSPQSFPQAPPVSQPPFSTAQVPPGPTQSYGGPLPSAQPSFPRPPLPISQPSTFPAGPLPTSIPSQLPGVMQPQPPVSQPSPYHSGPPPTSIGFPPQVGAPSRPLLAGMQGPPMASQGPPMTPQGPPMASQGPPMAQGNHIPLTQPGMPPGPINASLSGPPPQPGMQGYPPQQNGAFGQVRGPQPGYTGPYPGQPNYGAPSAAPAPAPAAPKRLDPDSIPSPIQVIEDDKANKGSEPFTTGVRGQAPPLVTTKFQVKDQGNASPRYIRCTAYNIPCNSDMAKQSQVPLAAVIKPLAPLPPDETPPYLVDHGESGPIRCNRCKAYMCPYMQFIEGGRRFQCGFCSCVTEVPPHYFQHLDHTGKRVDCYDRPELSMGSYEFTATVDYCKNNKFPLPPAFIFLIDVSYNAVKNGMVGIVCQELKTLLDYLPRENPDVESNIRVGFVTYNKVLHFYNVKASLAQPQMMVVSDVADMFVPLLDGFLVNVSESRVVIESLLDQIPEMFADTRETETVFGPVIQAGLEALKAADCAGKLFVFHSSLPIAEAPGKLKNREDKKLVGTDKEKSLFQPQVSFYNTLAKECVTQGCCVDLFLFPNQHVDVATLGVVPTSTGGSIYKYTYFQAPSDQERFLNDLRRDVQKQVGFDAVMRVRTSTGIRATDFFGSFYMSNTTDVELAGLDCDKTVTVEFRHDDKLSEETGALMQCAVLYTSCSGQRRLRIHNMAVNCCSQLADLYRNCETDTIINFFAKYAFRSVLSSPTKNVRDSLVNQCAQILACYRKNCASPSSAGQLILPECMKLLPVYLNCVLKSDVLQPGADVSLDDRAYLRQLVSTMDVAESHVFFYPRLLPLQKLDVESMTLPLAVRDSEERLSRGGVYLLENGLNIFLWVGVNAQQELLQNIFGTPAFSQIDPNMTSLPALDNPFSKRLREIIESVRAQRSRYMKLMVVKQEDKLELIFKHFLVEDKSNNGGASYVDFLCHMHKEIRQLLS from the exons AGTTAGGGATGAACTGAGAATGAATGTCAACCAGCAACCTCACATGGCCTCTCCTTATGGGCAGCCTCAGCCTGGGTATCAGGGCTACCCCCAGCCAGGATATGGGGGTGGCCACGTGCCATCGGGATATCCGGCTCAGTATGCACCTTATAACGGGCCGGGCTCTGCCTACCAACAAGGTCCACCGCAAG GATATTCTCCTTATGCAAGCTTTCCCTCTAAGACTCTCGCAACAAACTTAGTCTCTGACCtgtcctcctcctctcctcttgACCTAG GTATGAGAGGACCCCCCACCTCAGGGGCACCACCTGTCTCAGGTGCCCAGAACTATTCTCAGTTTGGGCAAGGAGAAACTCAGAATGGACCACCACCAATGGGTGCTCCACCACAGAG GCCTCCAGTGTCTCAACCTTACACTCCAAGTGCAGTGAATTTGCCTGGTCCTCAGCCCCCGTACGGCCAGCAGTTTGGAGCTCCACTTGTCAGCATGCAGCAGATGACCAATCAGATGGCCAGCATGCAGGTTGGCTCCACTGCACCCTCCCCTGCAGGCCCAGGCTATG cCCCTCCCTCTGTGTCCCAGGCTGCTTTGTCGGCTCCCTACACACCTGCAGCTCCTTCTACTTTCCCACCCGCTTCCACTACTCCCTCACAGCCTCCACCTACTGAAGCTGTAGCTCAGGCTCCTCTTCAGTCATACTACGGAGCTCCGCCAGCTGCCCAGCAGCCTTTCCCAAATGCTGTCCCACCTTTCTCCTCCACTGGCCCCACTCAGCCTCAAGCTCCACCACCGGTTTCTCCACAATCCTTCCCTCAAGCTCCGCCTGTCTCTCAGCCTCCTTTTTCCACAGCCCAGGTACCTCCAGGTCCCACCCAGTCATACGGAGGCCCACTTCCTTCAGCACAGCCCTCTTTCCCAAGACCACCGCTTCCCATCTCCCAGCCCTCCACATTCCCTGCAGGTCCACTGCCCACCTCAATTCCATCTCAGCTTCCAGGGGTCATGCAGCCCCAACCGCCAGTTTCCCAACCCTCACCTTACCACTCGGGTCCCCCTCCAACCTCCATTGGGTTTCCACCACAAGTTGGTGCTCCATCAAGGCCTCTCCTTGCTGGAATGCAGGGCCCTCCTATGGCATCACAAGGGCCTCCTATGACACCTCAAGGGCCTCCTATGGCATCACAAGGGCCTCCAATGGCACAGGGTAATCATATACCCCTTACACAACCTGGCATGCCACCTGGTCCTATCAACGCTTCCCTGTCAGGGCCACCACCACAGCCAGGAATGCAGGGATATCCTCCTCAGCAAAATG GTGCTTTCGGGCAGGTCAGAGGTCCTCAACCTGGTTACACAGGACCATATCCTGGGCAGCCAAACTATGGAGCGCCATCCGCTGCACCTGCTCCAGCGCCAGCTGCCCCAAAGAGGCTTGATCCTGATTCTATCCCAAGCCCG ATTCAGGTTATTGAGGATGACAAAGCAAACAAGGGAAGTGAACCTTTTACAAcaggggtcagaggtcaagCCCCACCTCTTGTCACCACCAAATTCCAAGTTAAAGATCAAG GGAATGCGAGTCCACGCTACATCCGTTGTACAGCCTACAACATACCCTGCAATTCCGACATGGCCAAACAGTCCCAGGTTCCCTTGGCTGCTGTCATTAAACCCCTGGCCCCTCTGCCTCCAGATGAG ACACCACCATATCTTGTGGATCATGGAGAAAGTGGTCCCATCCGCTGTAATCGCTGTAAGGCATATATGTGCCCATACATGCAGTTTATTGAAGGTGGCCGTCGTTTTCAGTGTGGCTTCTGCAGCTGTGTCACCGAGG TGCCTCCCCATTACTTCCAGCATCTGGATCACACAGGGAAGAGGGTGGACTGCTACGACCGACCAGAGCTCTCGATGGGCAGTTATGAGTTTACGGCTACTGTGGACTACTGTAAG AACAACAAGTTTCCTCTGCCGCCAGCCTTCATCTTCCTGATTGACGTGTCCTACAATGCTGTGAAGAATGGCATGGTGGGAATTGTATGTCAGGAGCTGAAGACACTGTTGGATTACTTGCCAAG AGAGAACCCTGATGTGGAATCAAACATTCGAGTTGGCTTCGTCACCTACAATAAAGTGCTTCATTTCTATAATGTGAAGGCTTCCCTCGCCCAGCCACAGATGATGGTAGTGTCAGATGTGGCTGACATGTTTGTGCCCCTACTGGATGGATTTCTGGTCAATGTCTCAGAGTCCAGGGTGGTTATTGAGAG TTTGTTGGATCAGATCCCCGAGATGTTTGCAGACACGCGGGAAACAGAAACTGTGTTTGGGCCTGTCATTCAGGCTGGGCTGGAAGCGCTCAAG GCTGCAGACTGTGCCGGAAAGCTCTTTGTTTTCCACTCGTCTCTTCCCATCGCTGAGGCTCCAGGCAAACTGAAGAACAGGGAGGATAAGAAACTAGTGGGCACTGATAAAGAAAAG TCATTATTCCAGCCACAAGTTAGTTTTTACAACACTCTAGCCAAGGAGTGTGTCACACAGGGTTGCTGTGTGGACCTCTTCCTATTTCCCAACCAGCATGTTGATGTAGCAACGTTAGGGGTGGTCCCCACTTCAACAGGCGGCTCCATCTACAAATACACCTATTTCCag GCTCCATCTGACCAGGAGCGTTTCCTCAATGACCTGAGGAGAGATGTGCAGAAGCAGGTTGGCTTTGATGCAGTGATGAGGGTCCGCACAAGCACAG GTATCCGGGCAACCGACTTCTTTGGTTCTTTCTACATGAGCAACACCACCGATGTAGAGCTGGCAGGACTAGACTGTGACAAGACCGTTACCGTGGAGTTCAGACATGATGACAAGCTCAGCGAGGAGACTGGAGCTCtaatgcag TGTGCGGTTCTGTACACCAGCTGCAGTGGTCAGCGACGACTTCGGATCCATAACATGGCAGTGAACTGCTGCTCTCAGCTGGCAGACCTGTACAGGAACTGTGAGACTGACACCATCATCAACTTCTTTGCCAAATATG CATTTCGGAGTGTACTCAGCAGTCCTACCAAGAATGTCCGTGATAGTCTGGTGAATCAGTGTGCACAGATCTTAGCCTGTTACCGCAAGAACTGTGCCAGTCCATCTTCAGCAGGGCAG TTGATTTTACCAGAATGTATGAAGCTGCTGCCCGTGTACCTGAACTGCGTGTTAAAGAGTGACGTTCTGCAGCCCGGGGCGGATGTCTCCCTGGATGACCGTGCCTACCTGAGACAGCTGGTCAGCACTATGGATGTGGCCGAGAGTCATGTGTTCTTCTACCCTCGTCTGCTTCCTCTG CAAAAGCTGGATGTTGAGAGCATGACTCTGCCTCTGGCAGTGAGAGACTCAGAAGAGAGACTGTCTAGGGGAGGAGTGTACCTGTTAGAGAACGGACTGAACATTTTCCTTTGGGTGGGGGTCAATGCCCAACAGGAGTTGCTTCAGAACATCTTTGGCACGCCGGCCTTCAGCCAGATAGATCCCAACATG ACCTCTCTGCCGGCTTTGGATAATCCTTTTTCAAAGAGACTAAGGGAGATTATCGAGTCCGTCAGGGCACAGCGCTCACGATACATGAAG CTCATGGTGGTGAAACAGGAAGACAAGCTGGAGCTGATCTTCAAGCACTTCCTGGTGGAGGACAAGAGCAACAATGGTGGGGCCTCTTACGTGGACTTCCTGTGTCACATGCACAAGGAGATTCGTCAGCTCCTGAGCTAG